In one window of Zingiber officinale cultivar Zhangliang chromosome 11A, Zo_v1.1, whole genome shotgun sequence DNA:
- the LOC122032693 gene encoding protein LURP-one-related 15-like, translating into MDGQTAKDVAPAVVVVGRHFTVCRAVNFTITTTGGLLCLNGYYEVKDTNGDVVFKAKGFRCFRDRWLLLDAAGTPLLTMKQKAYTWHARWRVFRGESTSPNDLLFSVRKPKICQWKDNFDVILATANTDQATPCDFKITGRCKSCTICIGESDEIIAQMHPKNAFFARDKLEVTVTPNVDYVFILSLIIVLREIRASCR; encoded by the exons ATGGATGGGCAGACAGCTAAAGATGTTGCGCCTGCCGTGGTGGTGGTCGGCCGGCATTTCACAGTTTGCCGTGCTGTCAATTTCACCATCACCACTACCGGCGGCTTGCTCTGCCTGAACGGCTATTACGAGGTCAAGGACACCAACGGCGACGTGGTGTTCAAGGCGAAGGGTTTCAGATGCTTCAGGGACCGCTGGCTCCTCCTCGACGCCGCCGGCACCCCTCTCCTCACCATGAAACAAAAG GCATATACTTGGCACGCAAGATGGAGAGTGTTCAGAGGAGAGAGCACCAGCCCGAACGATTTGCTGTTCAGCGTGCGAAAGCCCAAGATATGTCAGTGGAAGGACAACTTTGATGTGATCTTGGCGACCGCCAACACCGACCAAGCTACCCCTTGTGATTTTAAGATAACTGGAAGGTGCAAGAGCTGCACCATTTGCATTGGCGAATCCGATGAAATCATAGCACAA ATGCATCCCAAAAATGCATTTTTTGCAAGGGACAAACTGGAGGTGACAGTGACTCCGAACGTGGATTACGTCTTCATCCTGTCGTTGATAATTGTCCTTAGAGAGATCAGGGCAAGTTGTCGTTGA